In Ooceraea biroi isolate clonal line C1 chromosome 1, Obir_v5.4, whole genome shotgun sequence, the genomic stretch GTCACGCATAATACACTAATTGCGAATAGTGATTCAAAACATCTAAATACTGTAGACGATGACACGAGGAAATGGACAACAATCCTTCGTCTGCAGTAGCCTTCGATAACCTCGACCCGGCCACGTGCATCGGAACTTGTCCGGCCGAGATCCCAAGGATGTAGTGTTACTTCCAAACATGATTGCAAGAAATTCTGTATGCACAACGCATACCTGGTACAGTCTTGTCCTGAACCACTCTACTTGACactgtggaaaaaatatgcaagcagaagagagacgcTGTTTGTGGAATACGCATATTTAGCCGACGCCTCTTTGTCACGCATAATACACTAATTGCGAATGTGATTCAAAACACTAAATACTGTAGACGATGACACGGAGGAAATGGACAACAATCCTTCGTCTACAGTAGCCTTCATAATCTCACCCGCCACTTGCATCGAACTTGTCCGGCGGAGATCCCAAGGATGTAGTGTTACTTCCAAACGATGATTGCAAAAATTCTGTATGGCAGCAACGGCATAGCCTGGTACAGTCTTTCCTGAACCACTCTACTTTGATactgtggaaaaaatatgcaagcagaagagagacgcTGTTTGGAGTACGCATATTAGCCGACGCCTCTTTGTCACGCATAATACACTAATTGCGAATGTGATTCAAAACATCTAAATACTGTAGACGATGACACGGAGGAAATGGACAACAATCCTTCGTCTGCCAGTAGCCTTCGATAACCTCGACCCGGCCACGTGCATCGGAACTTGTCCGGCGGAGGATCCCAAGGATGTAGTGTTACTTCCAAACGATGATTGCAAGAAATTCTGTATGTGCAGCAACGGCATAGCCTGGGTACAGTCTTGTCCTGAACCGCTCTACTTTGACactgtggaaaaaatatgcaagcagaagagagacgcTGTTTGTGGAGTACGCATATTTAGCCAACGCCTCTTTGTCACGCATAATACACTAATTGCGAATGGTGATTCAAAACATCTAAATACTGTAGACGATGACACGGAGGAAATGGACAACAATCCTTCGTCTGCAGTAGCCTTCGATAACCTCGACCCGGCCACGTGCATCGGAACTTGTCCGGCGGAGGATCCCAAGGATGTAGTGTTACTTCCAAACGATGATTGCAAGAAATTCTGTATGTGCAGCAACGGCATAGCCTGGGTACAGTCTTGTCCTGAACCACTCTACTTTGACactgtggaaaaaatatgcaagcagaagagagacgcTGTTTGTGGAATACGCATATTTAGCCAACGCCTCTTTGTCACGCATAATACACTAATTGCGAATGGTGATTCAAAACATCTAAATACTGTAGACGATGACACGGAGGAAATGGACAACAATCCTTCGTCTGCAGTAGCCTTCGATAACCTCGACCCGGCCACGTGCATCGGAACTTGTCCGGCGGAGGATCCCAAGATGTAGTGTTACTTCCAAACGATGATTGCAAGAAATTCTGTATGTGCAGCAACGCATAGCCTGGGTACAGTCTTGTCCTGAACCGCTCTACTTTGACactgtggaaaaaatatgcaagcagaagagagacgcTGTTTGTGGAGTACGCATATTTAGCCGACGCCTCTTTGTCACGCATAATAAACTAATTGCGAATGGTGATTCAAAACCATCTAAATACTGTAGACGATGACACGGAGGAAATGGACAACAATCCTTCGTCTGCAGTAGCCTTCGATAATCTCGACCCGGCCACGTGCATCGGAACTTGTCCGGCGGAGGATCCCAAGGATGTAGTGTTACTTCCAAACGATGATTGCAAGAAATTCTGTATGTGCAGCAACGGCATAGCCTGGGTACAGTCTTGTCCTGAACCGCTCTACTTTGACACTgtggaaaaaaatatgcaagcagaagagagacgcTGTTTGTGGAGTACGCATATTTAGCCGACGCCTCTTTGTCACGCATAATACACTAATTGCGAATGGTGATTCAAAACATCTAAATACTGTAGACGATGACACGGAGGAAATGGACAACAATCCTTCGTCTGCAGTAGCCTTCGATAACCTCGACCCGGCCACGTGCATCGGAACTTGTCCGGCGGAGGATCCCAAGGATGTAGTGTTACTTCCAAACGATGATTGCAAGAAATTCTGTATGTGCAGCAACGGCATAGCCTGGGTACAGTCTTGTCCTGAACCACTCTACTTTGACactgtggaaaaaatatgcaagcagaagagagacgcTGTTTGTGGAATACGCATATTTAGCCGACGCCTCTTTGTCACGCATAATACACTAATTGCGAATGGTGATTCAAAACATCTAAATACTGTAGACGATGACACGGAGGAAATGGACAACAATCCTTCGTCTGCAGTAGCCTTCGATAACCTCGACCCGGCCACGTGCATCGGAACTTGTCCGGCGGAGGATCCCAAGGATGTAGTGTTACTTCCAAACGATGATTGCAAGAAATTCTGTATGTGCAGCAACGGCATAGCCTGGGTACAGTCTTGTCCTGAACCACTCTACTTTGACactgtggaaaaaatatgcaagcagaagagagacgcTGTTTGTGGAATACGCATATTTAGCCGACGCCTCTTTGTCACGCATAATACACTAATTGCGAATGGTGATTCAAAACATCTAAATACTGTAGACGATGACACGGAGGAAATGGACAACAATCCTTCGTCTACAGTAGCCTTCGATAATCTCGACCCGGCCACTTGCATCGGAACTTGTCCGGCGGAGGATCCCAAGGATGTAGTGTTACTTCCAAACGATGATTGCAAGAAATTCTGTATGTGCAGCAACGGCATAGCCTGGGTACAGTCTTGTCCTGAACCACTCTACTTTGATactgtggaaaaaatatgcaagcagaagagagacgcTGTTTGTGGAGTACGCATATTTAGCCGACGCCTCTTTGTCACGCATAATACACTAATTGCGAATGGTGATTCAAAACATCTAAATACTGTAGACGATGACACGGAGGAAATGGACAACAATCCTTCGTCTGCAGTAGCCTTCGATAACCTCGACCCGGCCACGTGCATCGGAACTTGTCCGGCGGAGGATCCCAAGGATGTAGTGTTACTTCCAAACGATGATTGCAAGAAATTCTGTATGTGCAGCAACGGCATAGCCTGGGTACAGTCTTGTCCTGAACCGCTCTACTTTGACactgtggaaaaaatatgcaagcagaagagagacgcTGTTTGTGGAGTACGCATATTTAACCGACGCCTCTTTGTCACGCATAATACACTAATTGCGAATAGTGATTCAAAACATCTAAATACTGTAGACGATGACACGGAGGAAATGGACAACAATCCTTCGTCTGCAGTAGCCTTCGATAACCTCGACCCGGCCACGTGCATCGGAACTTGTCCGGCGGAGGATCCCAAGGATGTAGTGTTACTTCCAAACGATGATTGCAAGAAATTCTGTATGTGCAGCAACGGCATAGCCTGGGTACAGTCTTGTCCTGAACCACTCTACTTTGACactgtggaaaaaatatgcaagcagaagagagacgcTGTTTGTGGAATACGCATATTTAGCCAACGCCTCTTTGTCACGCATAATACACTAATTGCGAATGGTGATTCAAAACATCTAAATACTGTAGACGATGACACGGAGGAAATGGACAACAATCCTTCGTCTGCAGTAGCCTTCGATAACCTCGACCCGGCCACGTGCATCGGAACTTGTCCGGCGGAGGATCCCAAGGATGTAGTGTTACTTCCAAACGATGATTGCAAGAAATTCTGTATGTGCAGCAACGGCATAGCCTGGGTACAGTCTTGTCCTGAACCGCTCTACTTTGACactgtggaaaaaatatgcaagcagaagagagacgcTGTTTGTGGAGTACGCATATTTAGCCGACGCCTCTTTGTCACGCATAATACACTAATTGCGAATGGTGATTCAAACCATCTAAATACTGTAGACGATGACACGGAGGAAATGGATAACAATCCTTCGTCTGCAGTAGCCTTCGATAACCTCGACCCGGCCACGTGCATTGGAACTTGTCCGGCGGAGGATCCCAAGGATGTAGTGTTACTTCCAAACGATGATTGCAAGAAATTCTGTATGTGCAGCAACGGCATAGCCTGGGTACAGTCTTGTCCTGAACCACTCTACTTTGATactgtggaaaaaatatgcaagcagaagagagacgcTGTTTGTGGAGTACGCATATTTAGCCGACGCCTCTTTGTCACGCATAATACACTAATTGCGAATGGTGATTCAAAACATCTAAATACTGTAGACGATGACACGGAGGAAATGGACAACAATCCTTCGTCTGCAGTAGCCTTCGATAACCTCGACCCGGCCACGTGCATCGGAACTTGTCCGGCGGAGGATCCCAAGGATGTAGTGTTACTTCCAAACGATGATTGCAAGAAATTCTGTATGTGCAGCAACGGCATAGCCTGGGTACAGTCTTGTCCTGAACCGCTCTACTTTGACactgtggaaaaaatatgcaagcagaagagagacgcTGTTTGTGGAGTACGCATATTTAGCCGACGCCTCTTTGTCACGCATAATACACTAATTGCGAATGGTGATTCAAAACATCTAAATACTGTAGACGATGACACGGAGGAAATGGACAACAATCCTTCGTCTGCAGTAGCCTTCGATAACCTCGACCCGGCCACGTGCATCGGAACTTGTCCGGCGGAGGATCCCAAGGATGTAGTGTTACTTCCAAACGATGATTGCAAGAAATTCTGTATGTGCAGCAACGGCATAGCCTGGGTACAGTCTTGTCCTGAACCACTCTACTTTGACactgtggaaaaaatatgcaagcagaagagagacgcTGTTTGTGGAATACGCATATTTAGCCGACGCCTCTTTGTCACGCATAATACACTAATTGCGAATGGTGATTCAAAACATCTGAATACTGTAGACGATGACACGGAGGAAATGGACAACAATCCTTCGTCTACAGTAGCCTTCGATAATCTCGACCCGGCCACTTGCATCGGAACTTGTCCGGCGGAGGATCCCAAGGATGTAGTGTTACTTCCAAACGATGATTGCAAGAAATTCTGTATGTGCAGCAACGGCATAGCCTGGGTACAGTCTTGTCCTGAACCACTCTACTTTGATactgtggaaaaaatatgcaagcagaagagagacgcTGTTTGTGGAGTACGCATATTTAGCCGACGCCTCTTTGTCACGCATAATACACTAATTGCGAATGGTGATTCAAACCATCTAAATACTGTAGACGATGACACGGAGGAAATGGACAACAATCCTTCGTCTGCAGTAGCCTTCGATAATCTCGACCCGGCCACTTGCATCGGAACTTGTCCGGCGGAGGATCCCAAGGATGTAGTGTTACTTCCAAACGATGATTGCAAGAAATTCTGTATGTGCAGCAACGGCATAGCCTGGGTACAGTCTTGTCCTGAACCGCTCTACTTTGACactgtggaaaaaatatgcaagcagaagagagacgcTGTTTGTGGAATACGCATATTTAGCCGACGCCTCTTTGTCACGCATAATACACTAATTGCGAATGGTGATTCAAAACATCTAAATACTGTAGACGATGACACGGAGGAAATGGACAACAATCCTTCATCTGCAGTAACCTTCGATAACCTCGACCCGGCCACGTGCATCGGAACTTGTCCGGCGGAGGATCCCAAGGATGTAGTGTTACTTCCAAACGATGATTGCAAGAAATTCTGTATGTGCAGCAACGGCATAGCCTGGGTACAGTCTTGTCCTGAACCGCTCTACTTTGACactgtggaaaaaatatgcaagcagaagagagacgcTGTTTTGTGGAATACGCATATTTAGCCGACGCCTCTTTGTCACGCATAATACACTAATTGCGAATGGTGATTCAAAACATCTAAATACTGTAGACGATGACACGGAGGAAATGGACAACAATCCTTCGTCTGCAGTAGCCTTCGATAACCTCGACCCGGCCACGTGCATCGGAACTTGTCCGGCGGAGGATCCCAAGGATGTAGTGTTACTTCCAAACGATGATTGCAAGAAATTCTGTATGTGCAGCAACGGCATAGCCTGGGTACAGTCTTGTCCTGAACCGCTCTACTTTGACactgtggaaaaaatatgcaagcagaagagagacgcTGTTTGTGGAGTACGCATATTAGCCGACGCCTCTTTGTCACGCATAATACACTAATTGCGAATGGTGATTCAAACCATCTAAATACTGTAGACGATGACACGGAGGAAATGGATAACAATCCTTCGTCTGCAGTAGCCTTCGATAACCTCGACCCGGCCACGTGCATTGGAACTTGTCCGGCGGAGGATCCCAAGGATGTAGTGTTACTTCCAAATGATGATTGCAAGAAATTCTGTATGTGCAGCAACGGCATAGCCTGGATACAGTCTTGTCCTGAACCACTCTACTTTGACactgtggaaaaaatatgcaagcagAAGAAGGACGCTGTGTGTGGAGGACGCACGGTTAGGCGAATTACAGAAAACGATGGCATGGAGGAAATGCAAAGCAATCCTTCGTCTGCAGTAGCTTTCCATAATCTCGACCCGTCCACGTGCATCGGAACTTGTCCGGCG encodes the following:
- the LOC113563227 gene encoding uncharacterized protein LOC113563227; translation: MDNNPSSAVAFDNLDPATCIGTCPAEDPKDVVLLPNDDCKKFCMCSNGIAWVQSCPEPLYFDTVEKICKQKRDAVCGIRIFSRRLFVTHNTLIANGDSKHLNTVDDDTEEMDNNPSSAVAFDNLDPATCIGTCPAEDPKDVVLLPNDDCKKFCMCSNGIAWVQSCPEPLYFDTVEKICKQKRDAVCGIRIFSRRLFVTHNTLIANGDSKHLNTVDDDTEEMDNNPSSTVAFDNLDPATCIGTCPAEDPKDVVLLPNDDCKKFCMCSNGIAWVQSCPEPLYFDTVEKICKQKRDAVCGVRIFSRRLFVTHNTLIANGDSKHLNTVDDDTEEMDNNPSSAVAFDNLDPATCIGTCPAEDPKDVVLLPNDDCKKFCMCSNGIAWVQSCPEPLYFDTVEKICKQKRDAVCGVRIFNRRLFVTHNTLIANSDSKHLNTVDDDTEEMDNNPSSAVAFDNLDPATCIGTCPAEDPKDVVLLPNDDCKKFCMCSNGIAWVQSCPEPLYFDTVEKICKQKRDAVCGIRIFSQRLFVTHNTLIANGDSKHLNTVDDDTEEMDNNPSSAVAFDNLDPATCIGTCPAEDPKDVVLLPNDDCKKFCMCSNGIAWVQSCPEPLYFDTVEKICKQKRDAVCGVRIFSRRLFVTHNTLIANGDSNHLNTVDDDTEEMDNNPSSAVAFDNLDPATCIGTCPAEDPKDVVLLPNDDCKKFCMCSNGIAWVQSCPEPLYFDTVEKICKQKRDAVCGVRIFSRRLFVTHNTLIANGDSKHLNTVDDDTEEMDNNPSSAVAFDNLDPATCIGTCPAEDPKDVVLLPNDDCKKFCMCSNGIAWVQSCPEPLYFDTVEKICKQKRDAVCGVRIFSRRLFVTHNTLIANGDSKHLNTVDDDTEEMDNNPSSAVAFDNLDPATCIGTCPAEDPKDVVLLPNDDCKKFCMCSNGIAWVQSCPEPLYFDTVEKICKQKRDAVCGIRIFSRRLFVTHNTLIANGDSKHLNTVDDDTEEMDNNPSSTVAFDNLDPATCIGTCPAEDPKDVVLLPNDDCKKFCMCSNGIAWVQSCPEPLYFDTVEKICKQKRDAVCGVRIFSRRLFVTHNTLIANGDSNHLNTVDDDTEEMDNNPSSAVAFDNLDPATCIGTCPAEDPKDVVLLPNDDCKKFCMCSNGIAWVQSCPEPLYFDTVEKICKQKRDAVCGIRIFSRRLFVTHNTLIANGDSKHLNTVDDDTEEMDNNPSSAVTFDNLDPATCIGTCPAEDPKDVVLLPNDDCKKFCMCSNGIAWVQSCPEPLYFDTVEKICKQKRDAEMDNNPSSAVAFDNLDPATCIGTCPAEDPKDVVLLPNDDCKKFSEERRCLWSTHISRRLFVTHNTLIANGDSNHLNTVDDDTEEMDNNPSSAVAFDNLDPATCIGTCPAEDPKDVVLLPNDDCKKFCMCSNGIAWIQSCPEPLYFDTVEKICKQKKDAVCGGRTVRRITENDGMEEMQSNPSSAVAFHNLDPSTCIGTCPAEDPKDVVLLPNDDCTKFCMCSNGVTWVQSCPKPLYFDSVEKVCKWKKDAVCAVRPFIQNVFIPDKPVPISIQ